The segment TGGACCTACCTCttagaatcatgaaaaataaaacaaaaataaataaatgggacctgcTGCTgcgtcccttcagtcgtgtccgactctgtgcgaccccatagacgtcagcccaccaggcttcctgaccctgggattctccaggcaagaacactggagtgggttgccatttccttctccaatgcatgaaagtgaaaagtgaaagtgaagtcgctcagtcgtgtccgactctagggaccccttggactgcagcctaccaggctcctccgtccatgggattttctaggcaaaagtactggagtggggtaccattgcctaaCTCCCCTTAAAAGTGCTGGCAGAGCAGAGGACACCATAAACACAACAAAAAGATAAACCTCATAATGGAACTAATATGTGCAAACAAAGATACCCACAAGGAATTtctctccaaaacatacaaacagcttatgcacTTCGATATcaaagaaacaacccaatcaaatagAGGTACAAGATTTAAATGGACCTTTCTCCACAGAGGACATAGAGATAGCCAGgaagcacatgaaagatgctcagcatctggaagtattagagaactgcaaatcaggAGTATAATGTGGCATCACCTCACCCACGTCATAATGGTCAGCATAGAAATtctacaacaataaatgctggagagggtatagagGAAAAAGGACCCTCctccctgttggtgggaatgaaagtcATTAAATCCATGAAGGAGAACAGGACAAAGTTCATCAAAAACTAAACAGAGaagtaccatcagttcagttcagttcagttcagtcgctcagtcgtgtccaactctttgcgaccccatgaattgcagcatgccaggcctccctgtccatcaccaactcccggagttcactcaaactcatgtccattgagtcagtgatgccatccagccatctcatcctctgtcgtccccttctcctcctacccccaatccctcccagcattggaaGAGTTgattccaatgaatcaactcttcccatgaggtggccaaagtattggagtttcagctttaggatcattccttccaaagaacacccaggactgatctcctttagaatggactggttggatctccttgcagtcccagggactctcaagagtcttctccaacaccacatttcaaaagcatcaattcttcggtactcggctttcttcacagtccaactctcacatccatacatgaccactggaaaaaccatagccttgactagacggacctttgttggcaaagtaatgtctctgtaccACGGgactcagcaatcccattcctgggcatggatccagagaaaaccataatttttaaagatgggTGCACCCAGTGTTCATGCAGCACCAtgcacaacagccaagacatggctGAAGCCCAACTGGGTAAgggcagatgaatgggtaaacaggATGGGGCACACACACAGGGCACAATATTGTTCTGCCATAAAAAGGGTGACAGCACACTATGTCCAGCAACAAGGAAGGAAGTAGAGACAATcacattaagtgaagtaagtaagacagaggaagacaagttTCATATGATGTCTCTTACAGGTGGATTCTAAACATGGATACAAATGAaatttaccaaacagaaaaagCCTCACAACATAGCAAAGcaccttatggttaccaaaaaggaAAGGCGATGGGCAAAAGAAACGAGAAGGTAgaaatgaacatacacacacgACTCTGTAAAATAATCACCAAGAACCTACTACAGGATGAGGACCCCTAATCAACACTGCATAATAAGCCATATGGGAAGAGAACCCAAAAAAGAACATGTACATGGTTATGCATGAGTGAATCATTTGCTGAACtcctgaaacaaacaaataaacacactctacaacattgtaagtcaccTATACACCAATACAGAATACAAATTACAAAAAGAGACTGCTGACTCTATGCCTTAGTGACCTGGACTGCTGCCACATCCCTAGAGCCTGGGCAGGCTTGGGTACCTTGGATGGACTGTCTTGGGGCTGAGGGAGTCGGGGAGGATGTGACAGCCAATGAGCCCTGCCCCCTGGACCTGGTGAGCCCATTCCCCTCTGCACCGACCCACAACCTCCAGATCCTGGTGGGTCCTCCTGCAATGAAACTGTTGTAGAAACCAGTAATCGAGAAACCAAGTACCACACtgggagagttggagaactcaggtttatttcCCTTGGCCGGCCCAGAGGAATTAACACTCTGAGCTCTGGGCCCCAAACAAAGggtttacagagtttttatagaacTACTATAGTGAGCAACACCAGCTactaataggctggtttaaactaagagGTTTCACGCGTGTGTGGGAACAGTGgtcaaggtggggagggggaggcctgACCTTTACagggacaggcatgattaagcaggttagCAGGGGCTGGGCGATTGCAAAGAACAGGACAAGAGTGAGTGAgctaagctccagttcctagtattttaagtccccactttctgagactacgtgacctacgtgatccagacttgcaaggagcaagctgagttacagaggcagaaggagcagtaggttatgtaaattttaacttttcctcttcaaaacTATACCTACTGCACCCAAAGGATGTGGCGCCTCTGGGCTGGAAGAGCTTTGGAAAGCCCCCTGGGCTCCATGTCTCCAGGTGATGGGGTTCCCTCCTCTAGCTTCCTTCCTTAGTGTCACCCCACCTATGATGAAAGCACCTTCCACAGAGTGGTGTTGCAGGAATTGGGATGTGTCCAGGGGATAGGGgtaaggagggaagaaggaaagggacGCAAGCCTTGGGTGTTTCTTCTAGCACATTCCACTCTCACTGACAATCCAGGAACAGGACTTTCCCTAAGGGTCCCCCAGTAaccagggttgctgctgctgccgccgctaagtcacttcagtcgtgtctgactgtatgCGACCCcataagacggcagcccaccaggctccaccgtccctgggattctccaggcaagaacactggagtgggttgccattgccttctctgagtatccAGGGTAGAGGCATTAAAAcatgctgccgccttgtggccatTTCCCATAACAACAACTTCTGAAACCTTTGCTCTCAGGGACTTAATAGTCACAAGCCCTGGGGGCTGTAAATAAAAAACAACTGCCCTGAAGAAATGTCCCAGGGgaggtcaacagaaaaatattaaaaacagagcaGGCATTCAAGAAGACAGTTTGAATCAGAGTTTAACTCACactgtttaaaaaatgtaaagatgtcaacatcactaaatatgagagaaatgcaaagcaaaacttcaaggaggtatcacctcacaccactcagaatggccatAGATGGAaactctacaagcaataaatgctggagagggtgtaaagGGAACCTTCCCACACCAATGCTGGGAATGGAAATTGGGAGCAGCCACTGTGGAGGACACCACGCAGGTTCCTTAGcaataaaaatgagaatgaaattagaatgctccataacaccatacacaaaaataaattccaaggaGATTAAAGATCCAAATAAAAGGACAGATACTATGAAACTCTTCAGGAAAAGAGAACACACCTTAACATAAAATGCAGCAAgttcttttttgatccacctcgtagaattatgaaaataaaacaaaaataaacagtgggacctaataaacattaaaagcatctgcacagcaaaggaaaccatgacagaaagaaaaagacaatcctctgaatggaaaaaaattcttGCAAACAAAGATACCTATAGGGAATTTCTCTTCAACACATACAATTGAGCTagtacaactcaatatcaaaaaaacaaacaacccaataaaaaatcaGCCAAAGATTAAATGCACATTTCTACAAAGTCCTAGAGATGGCCATAAAGCAGATGAAATGATGCTCACTAGttcttagagaaaagcaaatcaaatgtacaatgagatatcacctcacattgatCAGAATGGTCACATTGAAAACCCTACAACAATAAAGTCTgcagaaggtgtggagaaaagggaaccctcctacactgttggtgggaaagtcaGTCAGTACACACACTAGGGAGAAGAATATGGaggttcttaaaaaactaaacatggaagtgttaggggaagcacactgattgaaaccaaccaccctggccaggcaccatagtaatcatttgcatgagttgttttatgacaggagatcctgataaggaatacggaactaataagccaccaccaaccgaaaagttcgggaaaggtctaaaggagacaccgcttgtccgtccacttcccagaatccctctcgctagcatccatcttggctgagcaaggcttacgccaccaggaaagactctgaattagaatgattggccaaagactacccggaaactaatcccatcaccataaaaccagaCATTgtgagccacgcggcagagcagttctcctgggttcccttaccctactggtCTCCACTCGGGTGCCCttttccaataaaatctcttgctttgtcagcacatgtgtctcctcggacaattcatttccaagtgttagacaagagcccagtttcgggccctggaaggggtccgctTCCTGCAACAGAAGTACCCAGTGAGCCAGCAATCCCATACCTAGGTGTAGATccagaggaaaccaaaatttaaagagacacctgtacccaACAATCATAGgtacaataaccaagacacagaagcaactgaAGTGTACAAAGGCAGATGAATGAAGACAGAAAATggggtacatgtacacaatgcaatattactcagacatagagaaggatgaaataatgccactttaATTACTGGGGAGAAActagagataatcatactaagtgaagtgagtgagaCAGAGAATGACAAGTACAGGATATTACTTCCTGTGGAATCTAAACATGGATACAAAtaaacttctttacaaaacagaaacatcctCATAGACTTATAAAAGAAACTCAAGTTTACCAAAAAAGAAAGGTGGAGGTAAGGGAGTAATAAGCTGGTTCAGATCAATATATACACCTTAAAACAGATGCTAAAGGGCTCATAATATTCACAAGTCCAAGAGGCCTGTAAATGACACCTGCCCTCGAGAAATATTCTAGGGTAAATCatcagaaaaaaattccagacaGGGCCAACTTTCAATAAGTCAGATTGAAGAGGTAAATTGTTCTCACAAGatgtaaaataacaataaaatcacatgaaaagatagtCCATGTCAGTAATTATTAAAtcaatgcaaagcaaaactacaaGGTATCACCTCAGACTGACCACAGTGGCCATCATGTGAAAGATCTACAGAGAATGATTAGTGTGGACTGTACAGAAAGTCAAATCCTCCCAcagtcttggtgggaatgtaaatggtgaAGCCACGAGGGAAatcagcatggaggttccttgaaaCACTAGAGGTATCCTATGATCCTGCAGTCCCATTCCTCGGCTTAGGTCCAGAGAAAATCACCATTCAAAATGACATGTGCAACTAGATTTTCcgggcagcactatttacaatagccaagacacagaatccaccaaaatgtccattgacagaaaaaGAAGATTATGTGTTACATCTATactggaatgctactcagccataaaacaaaaCGAAATAATGATATTGGCAGCAGCTTGGATATACCAAGAAATTATCATATTATAAATACTTTTcagagagaaaaggacaaatatccTAAGATGTCATGTACAGGTGGAATCTATAAGTTCATACcaatgaactaatttacaaaatagactcacagactaaGAAAATCAAATTGTGATTATCAAAGGAACATTGGAAGGGacagataaattaagagtttgggatgaaAATATACACACCAATATATATCTGATAGCTGATATATAAAAAAGGACGTACTGAATAGAACTGGGGGCTCTACTGAGGTaggtaataacctatatgaggaacacaacagaaaaagaatatacatctatgtataactgaatcaagttctgctgctgctgctgggctaagtcgcttcagtcgtgtccaactctgtgcgaccccatagacggcagcccaccaggctcccccgtccctgggattctccaggcaagaacactggagtgggttgccattgccttctccaatgcatgaaagggaaaagtgaaagtgaagtcgctcagtcatgtccaactcttctcgaccccatggactgcagcctaccaggctcctccatccatgggattttccaggcaagagtactggagtgaggtgccattgccttctccgtcaaaggTGCCTAACCTCATGTGAATGTGACaatatgaagagaagaaaaaggaccaCAGGTTAATCAGGGTGACACCCCCAATTCAGATGTTGGAAATCTCAGAGGGGACAAGACACACTGAGGTAAAGAGCTCACACGGGGTCTCTGGGTACAGGATCCAGACCCATGTGGACAGGGTGCGATCCACACAATACCCAGACCCTAGACCTGGGGTCAcacgtccacagtctccagggtgacccctgtccccagaccctgcacctggggtcacgtGTCCACAGTTTCCAGGGTGACCCTACCttccagaccctgcacctgaggTCACGTGTCCaaagtctccagggtgacccccatccccagaccctgcacctggggtcacacgtccacagtctccagggtgaccctaCCTTCCGGACCCTGCACCTGAGGTCACATgtccagtctccagggtgatccccatccccagaccctgcacctgggctCACATGTCCACAGTTTCCAGGTGATCCCTCTCCCAGACCCTACACCTGGGTGGCAAGACTCTTGGTTAGGACACCAGGTCTCTGCTGGTTGGGCCCCTACGGTGGAAACGAGTGAGTTCCTGTGACCTCCTGGCTTGGTAGATCAACATATCGGGTCCATCTCCTTTCCCCACACTTATCCCAGAAAAatcctcctcttttctcttgGGTTCTATGTGATATTAACTGCTTTTACAGCTGTCATGATAATGTTGAACACACTACCTTGGTGTTTGCAGTTTCAGTCTTTTGTTGTCCCGCTGAGGTGCTGTGAAAACACACcagacactgggctggaagacgaGGGGCAGGTCTGGTCTCTGCTGAGTATGGACGGTCTACTGGAATGAGATCACAGCAGCAAACTGCTACCTTTTGGCTTTTTGCCTGATCCATGTGCCCCACAATCAATTGCCCAGGTAAACCTGCTCCCTTCTTGCCATTCTCGTGCTGGTGAATTGCAGTAATTACCAGGTAGCTCACCTGAGGAgtctccaggagccccagggatggggaacctTGCAGGGGTAAAGAGGGAATAGGCACAGGCCTATATAAAATGATATTGTAAAGCATTAATTCCTAAACACAAGTCAAGTGAAGTTCACATgtattcttccctttttcttagctttgagtatatggtcTCCCTCTGCACATGATTCTGACCCACACAGACAGGGTGAGACTCACACAGTCCCCAgactgcccccgccccccccgcccaccTGGGGTCACACATTCTCTTGGTCAGGACACCATGGCTGTGGTCGGCGGGCCCCCAGTGGGTAAACAAgccaggtccatatagtcaaagctatgatttttccagtagtcatgtatggatgtgagaattggaccataaagaagtctgagcacagaagaattgatgctttcaaactgtagtgctggagaagactcttgagagaccttggacagcaaggagatcaaaccagtcaatcctaaaggtaatcaactgtgaatattcattggaaggactgatgctgaagctgaaactccaatactttggccaccttatgggaaaagctgactcattggaaaaggccctgatgctgggaaagattgaaggcaggaggagaaggggacaagagaggatgagatggctggatggcatcgccgactcaacagacgtgagtttgagcaaacaccaggagatagtggaggccagggaagcctgacgtgccacagtccatggggtcacaaagagtgggacagacttagagactgaacaacaaccaggtAGCCTGCCTGAGGTATCTCGATGAGCCCCAGTGAAGGTGAACGCGTCAGAAGGAAAGACTAAGAGCCCCGCCTCAGAACTGACCCCTGGAAGGGCCATGGAACTCCACTCAGAGAAGAGCACAGTTACCCAGAGAAACCCACCTCAGCTCCAGACCCCAGACATCTGAGCACTGACATTCAGATGCAGGCACGGAGTTTTCCAGGGCAGAGGCCAGGCTGGGTCTCTACCCAGGTCTCCATGTGCTACTGCACAGAGGACCCAGTCAGATGTAAATGTTTTCATTGTAGAAACACATAATCATCTAAACATAATCAATGTAGACAGGACTTGCAGGAGTCTGAATCTACCATGCAGACAGAACTTGGTCAGGTTCAAAGTAGCTTAGGGCCACATTCCCAGGAGGCACAGGTCTCACACCTGGGGTCTCATCGCTGGACAGGGGCGCACCTGCATGTGGGAACTGGGATGTACCTTTCTTGAAGAAGAAACCATCACTGGGCTCCACACTTCACCCACATCAGGAAACGGAAcaaaaataatgccacttgcagggGGAATCCAGAACAATCATAGGTTAATCTAGAACACTCATAGTAAGTGAATACTTTAGAAGGAGAAACTGATACCAGTGAGCTATTTTATAAAGTGAAATACACACACAGTCTTaggaaacaaacatggttactgAAGGGGAGTGGTGGGTGGAAAGAATAAATTAGGAGGCTGGGATTCATTTATACTCATAAATACAAACAGAATATAGACTCAACATGGACCTACTTTACAAAGGATGGTGTACTACACTTTCTATAATAATGTGTATATGAAAAAAGCAAAGATGAATCAATATGTGTATGGGGATAACTGATGAAGAATCTCTACACTGacaaacacagcattgtaagtcaGCTATCCTCCAAAAGAAGTaaacattaagttaaaaaaaaaaaaggattaatgaGACACAGGCTTCGGGCATGTCCCAGAAGAAACACCAACTAGGAGTAAGCCTAAGGCTCTGGTTACTGTAGTAACAGGAGTAGGCCATGAAGAAATCCTGTCTCCTCGTGGCCATTTCTCACAACAGAAACTTCAAAGCTATTGCTTATGCTGCagtgaaataagaaaaagtttttttttctctttggcctTTTGATTCCTTCTCTACTTTAGCTGTTCCTGGTCTACAGTCTGCATTGAGAACTaagtttccttcttttcagaAGATTAACCTACTGACTGTTTTGAAACAATGCAAAAAGGAACAAGAATATAGGAACCTTATACATTTgtggaaataaatgtttttttgaagaaaatagaaagatggcTTTAATCCCCAAGCGGGCAGAGGAGAGAACACAGTAGGCTtgtgcctcaagaactgtgtcTCCCCCGCCCTCCATGGGGAATCAAGGGGATCACACAGTTGGGGCTCATAGTCAGAGGTTGGAGACAAAGAGCAAATACATAAGGATCctgtattctttctttctgcattGTTTCAAAACAGTCAATAAGCTGGCGTCAGAGAACCCAGTAACTTGGGTATGGCAGACAGTCCCAGGAGTTGGGTCCATTGTCTTTTGTGGATTGCACTGCAGCTTTCTTTCTGTAATGCAAAAGAGGGAAAAACAAATTATAAGGGGAGATTTTCAGAGAGAGTACCATAAAGTTAAGTATCAGGATGTGActagcataaaattaaaagataacagATGCAAAGTATGGCTCATGCAGAGTTAGAGGGTGATAGGTGCAggatatccctggagaagggaatggctacccactccactattcttgcctggagaattccatggacagaggagcctggcaagctactgtCCGTGggatggaaaagagtcagacatgattgagcaaataacacacacacacacacacacacacacaggtgcaggATACAGTTTACATAACAGGCTAGTCTTCTAAAAGAAGGAAACTTAGTTGTCAATGCAGAATGTAGATCAGGAACAGTTAAAGTAGAGAAGGActcaaaaggcaaaagaaaaaagaaaactatttcttAATTCGCTGCAACACTTAAGAACACTTCATATTCACAAGGACTGCTGGGCTCTAAATGATACTGgcactttaaaaatttccatgggtaactaattgaaaaataaagaaaaactgggCAGACTGCAAAGAAGAAAACTTCCACAGTCAGTTCCACACACACTAGTTAAAATCAAAGCCCATGAAAATGTGCTGCACCTCAGGAATTGTTAGAGacgtgcaaatcaaaaccacagcaaGGTAACCGTGCGCCTGTTTGAAAGGCCATCCTCAGCCTACAAAGGCAAATGGTGGAGAGACATGGAGGAAAGAGAACACTTTCGGTGCTTCTGATGGCATGTAAATGCTAAGAATCACTGTTGAGAGGAGTATGAAactgtcttttttaatttttagtaagaCAAACATATTGATTCCAGCCCAGCTCACAGGAGGACTTAAAACATGTCCTGCTCAGCATTCCCTCATTGTCAGCACCAAGAAGGGAAGAAGCTGCCTGAACAGCAGCTCTGCCTGAAGTCGGCAGACAGCCTCTGTGAGGGAcacatcagtcatgtctcttCCTCATCAGATGGTTAACAAGGCTCCCTCCTCACAGCAAAGGGCTCCTTAACTCCAAATTCAGTTTgcacagagaagaggaaagaatcagacataaacTATAAATTGAATcaagtatctttattttttaatttaaacataaaaagtgaAGGATAAAAGCAGTAAAAATTATACTCTAAGTGAATAAATTACAAACTAAGTCACTATATATTCTGACTTATAAaagaggaggaggctggaagcAACACAAATTACTGTATGTGAGCAGCCCTTGACTCTGTGGGTACCACCCAAGTTCTCCAGTCAACCCCACCACTAGTcttggctgcagacaccatccaGGAACCAGAGCTGCCCTTTCCATCACACCAGGAGGAGCCTTCTTTGTCACCGGGGCACGGAGAGAACCCAAGTCTGTGCCTTCAGGCACCTCTTCTGCCAGGCTCCAAGCAGAAGGCTCAACCCGAGTTGTGTTCTTCATCTTCTTCTCTTGCAGGTTAATGGTGGTAAGAGGCAAAGGAATCGCCTAGAACTTGGGCACCTCCCCTTTCTgcacctgttttattttcttctctttctgtaagTGACTTTTTGAATCAAAAGAGAAAGGGCATATTTCCACAGTTCTCCTCACAGGGATTTTGGGCTTAAAAGGTACTCCATAATGGGGCAATTGTTGAGCTCTGATCACCATTGGCTGCTCCTCATCCTCACCCTCTTGGGTGGGTTTTGCGGTTCTCTTCTTCTGAACAAAGGCAGGGGTCCTGGGGATGGTAAGTGGAATTTCTTTCTTATTGGGAACACCCACAACACCTAACAGGATAGGATAAGGGCAAGGCTTCGCATTAAAGTGTTTATCCTCCAGTACCCTCTCTGCTTCTTCTCGCTGTTTgattcttttctccatttcaaaATCAAAGCCAATAGGCACAGTGCGTGGCTTCTCTGGCAGTTTCTTAGGGAAAATGCACCCACCATAAAGAATTCCAGAATCCAGTTTCTGTGCTTTAAATTTGCAGAGCCCTGCTTCTACAGGATTACATTTCTTggattttgcatttgtttccaaCACTTCCACCACCTCTTGCcacatttttattctcttctctgaCTCTTGCTTCTCAGTACTTTTTAGGATCTTCTGTATATGGGaagaagaacctgaaaaagaaaagatatgcaTTTATGCATGGATTGAATTAAGTTCctgtgaagaggaaaagttaaaattttacctcctcctgcctctgtaactcagcttgccccttgcaaagtctagatcatgtaagtctcagaaagtggggactcacaatactaggaactggagcttatctcactcacccttgtcctgctctttgcaatcctcCTAGCCCCTGCAAACCcacaaacctgcttaatcatgcctgtcctgTTGTGGTCCGGGcacagattgaaaaaaaatttccagacatgagacagaatgagagggaaataaagtttattagagtgggagacgttgttagaacagtgggccagctcaagggagaatcGACATTGAATGGGGGTCCTTAGTCCACTCTTATACTCAGGGTACAAGGGgtgggataggggtcttgcgggtcatttgctgattggatgaggcacgtatactgggtggggggaagagtaaggcaaaCACTTCCTCCCAATgaggtaggaggggagacaggttatactgttccattaatagttacaacatgggggagggaaggacaataAGGGTCTGGTTCTTCCATTCCCATATTCCAAGACTCTCCTTGGTTATCTGCTCTTTCATTCTTGGGTCATcacattcttctctctttttatttttagggcCAATTCTTTGGCCCCTTTTGATACCCTGCTCATATCTAACTGTCTACCTATTTCCCTTCTCAGGCATTTGCGAACCCAGTCTCAGGGGAAAAGGGGCAATGACCACACAGCCTTCATCAGGCTGTAGAGGAGCATCATGGGGCTCTGGGTTCCCTTTGCCTGCTCTCTGTCAGGGTGCATTTACAGAGGGAGATGAGTCCATGGAATGATAAGGTGACTTCTTTCAGCATCGTCTAGGTGTTTGTTGGTCAGGGAAAATTCTTGTCAAACTATCACTTGGAGATTTGTTGTATTCTAGAAGAAACAAACTTACCAAGAAAGTTAAAGGGACATGGCCCAAAGATTAATAGAAGTAGAAAAGCTGCTGAGGAGCTAGCCAGGAGAATCAGGACTAGACATTGGTTTGTGAcgttagtgtttctctaggtatgagaagatgcaagaatttgggctcataaaatctttacCTGAAGACATCTGACTATCCGAAGGCTGGTTCTTCtgggtttttcccagagcacagagtgccttatttctgatctccaccctgaattcctttcaagggggtgttgaaggtcagcagtttGCAGCGGTCATGATGTAATTTTCATAGAGGCGGCTGGCAAGTGTCAACTTCCAGTCAGCAGAGTCCCTTCATAGCCACATATTTGACCATGCTTTGGGGGCATTTCATGGCCATTTTCTCCTGTGGAGCTGGGAAGGTTCATTCCCAGGTCTAATGAAGATTCCATTGACAGGCCACTCAATGCGCTGTTACTAGACCTGGCCTTGCAAGTGGCAGAAGTCTCTGGACCATACTTGTCTTACTAgcttcttggtccaggaaaatatccTCTCTCGTTGGTTCTTctcatatctagagttacattattgcaatcattgatctcatatggaactgcatatcagcattttatcacaggctcagtcacacatttagTAACATAAGAAATAATCTTCTGAAACAAGTTACacagaaaataatatagctagcaGTTATTAGTAAGGTCATAAGTAAGAACTGTAAGTCAAGACCTTTCATTAGGT is part of the Bos indicus x Bos taurus breed Angus x Brahman F1 hybrid chromosome 10, Bos_hybrid_MaternalHap_v2.0, whole genome shotgun sequence genome and harbors:
- the LOC113900393 gene encoding targeting protein for Xklp2-like, which produces MFILGDDQGPIQTGTDSTHVGGGLGRMKTMESPGKDQGLASSEGSSSHIQKILKSTEKQESEKRIKMWQEVVEVLETNAKSKKCNPVEAGLCKFKAQKLDSGILYGGCIFPKKLPEKPRTVPIGFDFEMEKRIKQREEAERVLEDKHFNAKPCPYPILLGVVGVPNKKEIPLTIPRTPAFVQKKRTAKPTQEGEDEEQPMVIRAQQLPHYGVPFKPKIPVRRTVEICPFSFDSKSHLQKEKKIKQVQKGEVPKF